The genomic region AATTTAGCACATTATTACAAGATTTAATATTATTATCAAAAAATGGTGAAGTTGAATTAGCAGAAGATACAGTAAATAAATTAAAAGCTATTGATAAAAAAATGAGACTAAGAGTATTTGTTACTCCAACATGTCCATACTGTCCAAGAGCTGTATTGTCAGCACATCAAGCTGCTATGATTAATGAAAATATAAATGGTGAAATGGTTGAAGCAAATGAATTTTATGAAATATCAATGAAGCACAATGTAAGTTCTGTTCCACATACAGTTATAGAATTATTTGAAAATGGTGAATGGGTTGTAAAAGGTGAATTCATCGGTGCATATCCAGAACCTAACTTCGTAGAAGAAGTATTAAAAGCTGTGGAGGGATAATAAATGTTCTTTGACATGGGAACATCTAAGAAAAGCAATATAAAAGAATATTATGATATGGTTATAATAGGTGGTGGACCTGCCGGTGTTGCTGCTGGGATATATGCAGTTCAAGGCGGAATTAAACCATTAATAATAGAAAAAGATTTAGACGGTGGCCAAGTAAATTTAACAGAATATGTTGAAAATTACCCTGGTTTTACATCTATAACAGGTGAAGAATTAGCAGAAAAATTAGGAGAACATGCAAAAGAATTTGGTGTAGAATTCCATTATGGTGAAGTTATAAATGTTGACTTTTCAAAAGAAGAAAAAATTATATCTTTAGATGATGGAAATATAATAAAAACAAAAACGGTAGTTATTGCAACAGGTGCAACACCAAGAAAATTAGGTGTTCCTGGTGAAAAAGAATTTGCTGGAAAAGGTGTTTCATATTGTGCAACATGTGATGGACATTTCTTTAAAAACCAAAAAGTTGCAGTAATTGGTGGTGGAAATACCGCTGTAGAAGAAGCTTTATACCTTTCAAAAATAGCAAAAGAAGTATATATTATTCATAGAAGAGATAAACTCAGAGCAGATAAATTTTATCAAGATAAAGCATTTAATACAGAAAATATCAACTTCATATGGAATTCTGTAGTTAAAGAAATTAAAGGTGATAAAAAAGTTAATCAACTTGTTTTAGAAAATAGAGAAACAGGGGAAGTAAC from Marinitoga aeolica harbors:
- the pdo gene encoding protein disulfide oxidoreductase, giving the protein MEKLLDEKTLEQVKDLLSEMKGRVRIILFEKENCEYCDVTKQLYTELKDGVENIDLDVHHIDSPIAEEYDIDKTLAPATVILASNGSDLGVRFYGIPSGHEFSTLLQDLILLSKNGEVELAEDTVNKLKAIDKKMRLRVFVTPTCPYCPRAVLSAHQAAMINENINGEMVEANEFYEISMKHNVSSVPHTVIELFENGEWVVKGEFIGAYPEPNFVEEVLKAVEG
- the trxB gene encoding thioredoxin-disulfide reductase; this encodes MFFDMGTSKKSNIKEYYDMVIIGGGPAGVAAGIYAVQGGIKPLIIEKDLDGGQVNLTEYVENYPGFTSITGEELAEKLGEHAKEFGVEFHYGEVINVDFSKEEKIISLDDGNIIKTKTVVIATGATPRKLGVPGEKEFAGKGVSYCATCDGHFFKNQKVAVIGGGNTAVEEALYLSKIAKEVYIIHRRDKLRADKFYQDKAFNTENINFIWNSVVKEIKGDKKVNQLVLENRETGEVTNFDVDGVFVFVGLLPVTQLFKDKIALDDYGYIITDKHMETNVKGVFAAGDVVQKELRQIITAAADGAIAASFAVREYFN